The sequence below is a genomic window from Luteimonas viscosa.
GACGGCTTCGAGGACAGGTACTACTCCGGGCGCCGTCCCTGCGGCTTCTACATCCCGCGCTTCCGCAACGTCGGCAGCGACCGCCGCGACTATCTGCGGGGCTTCGGCTACCAGGGCGGCGCGAGCCGCCAGGACTGGTCGCGCAGCGTCGCCGAAATGGGCATCGGCGCGGGCCTGAAGCAGGCCGCGAGCGTGCCTGGCGACTGGAGCATCGGCATGACTGCGTTCGGCGAGATGCTGCCCTACCACGACAACACCATCCGCCTGGACCACGACACCAAGGACAAGTGGGGCCTGCCGGTGCTGGCGATGGACGTGTCGATCCGCGACAACGAACGCGCCATGCGCAAGGACATGGCTGCCGATGCTGCCGAGATGCTGGAGGCGGCGGGCGTTCGCGACGTGCGGACCTACGAAGCCGAACCCGCCCCCGGCCGGGCGATCCACGAGATGGGCACCGCGCGCATGGGGCGCGACCCGAAGAGTTCGGTGCTCAACGGGCACAACCAGGTGTGGGATGCGCCCAACGTGTACGTGACCGACGGCGCCTGCATGACCTCGGCCAGCTGCGTCAATCCGTCGCTGACCTACATGGCGCTGACCGCGCGCGCCGCCGACCATGCGGTGCGCGAACTCAAGGCGGGGAACCTGTGATGGATCGTCGCGGACTGCTGAAGATGATCGCGTCCGCCACCGGCGTGGCGATGGTCGGCATGCCGGCCTTCGTGCTCGGGCAGGCGCCGGTTCCGCAGGCGGGCGCGGACTTTACCGCCGAAGACATCGCGTTGCTGGACGAGATCGCCGAATCGATCATCCCGCGCACCGATACGCCCGGCGCGAAGGACGCGGAGGTGGGGGCGTTCATGGCGCGCTTCGTCACCGACTGCTACACCCCCGAGGACCAGGCCGCCTTCCGCGCTGGGCTGGCCGACCTGGACCGTCGTGCCGACGGAAGCTTCATGGCCTTGCCGCCCGCGGCCCGCCTGGAAATGCTCACCGCCCTGGACCGAGAGGCGGTGGAACAGGCGCGTCGGGCATGGGTGGCCGCCGACGGATCCGGCAGCGGGAGCGGGGTGCACGCCTTCACGATGATCAAGCAGCTGGTGCTCTTCAGCTTCTTCACCTCGAAGGTGGGCGCCACCGAGGTGCTGCGCTACGACCCGGTGCCCGGGGGCTACGACGGCGACCTGCCCTACGAACCCGGCACGCCGGCATGGGCGACACGATGATGCGCGGCCGCTGCCCCCGCTCGCGGCGCGACCGCGTGGCCGCACGCGCGCTCCTGCTCACCGGTGGCATGTTGGCCAGTGCCGCTGCGCTTGCCCACGATCCCTCGGCCGATCCGGCGAAGACCGAAGCCTGGACCCCGGTACCGCCGGTGGTGGCCACGCCCGTGGGCGCGGCGCCATCGGATGCGGTGGTGCTGTTCGACGGCAGCGGCCTGGCGGCGTGGGAGTCGGAGCAGGGCGGCGATGCGCCGTGGAAGGTGGCCGATGGCGCCGTCACCGTGGTGCCCGGCAGTAGGGGCATCCGCACCCGCCAGCGCTTCTGCGACATCCAGCTGCACATCGAGTGGCGCAGCCCGGCGCAGACCCGCGGCGTCGACGGCCAGAACCGCGGCAACAGCGGCGTCTTCCTGCAGGAGATGTACGAGCTGCAGGTGCTCGACAGCCACGACAATCCCACCTATCCCAACGGCCAGGCGGCCTCGATCTACAAGCAGGCCATCCCGCTGGTGAACGCCTCGCGCCCGCCGGGCGAGTGGCAGTCCTACGAAGTGATCTGGAAGGCCCCGCGCTTCTCCGATGGCGGCGGCCTGCTGGCACCCGCGCGCATCACCGTGCTGCACAACGGCGTGCTGGTGCAGGACGACACCGTCATCGCCGGCACCACCGAATACCGCGGTCCGCCCAGCTACGCCCCGCACGGCTGCGCCCCGATCTATCTGCAGGACCACGACTCCGAGGTCAGCTTCCGCAACATCTGGGTGCGGGAACTCTAGCGGCGCGCGGGCGCCGGGTACGATCCGGGCAGCATGCGCGACCCGGGCACGGTCGCGCGCTGCCCGGGTGCCGGGCACGACGGTCAGCCCACGGGATACGCGAACTCGCTCAGCCCGAGGTCCGCCAGCACCGTCTCCAGATGACGGTAGGCCTCCGGCGTCGGCCCGGGGTAGTCCCCGGCGATCGCCACGTTGCCCATGTAGCCGATGTCTTCCATGCCGTCCGGCGTGCAAAAGTAGGCGGCCAGGACCAGGTTGCGCAGCCGGGCGAAGGCCTCGGCCATGCGCTGGAACTGCCGCGGAGTCTGGTCGTTGCGATAGGCGATGTCGTCGATGATCGCCAGCTGCTGCGCCGTGGCCAGCGTCGCGAACGGCTGCGAGAAGCGCAGGGCGGCTTCGTCGTCGAGCCAGGCGAGGGCCGACAGCACGGTCAGCCGGTCCTGCTGCTGGTCGGGGTAGGGCGCACTCACCCATTCGTCGATCACCGTCGGCACCTGCACGGCGGACGCCGACGGCGACTTGCCTTCCGCCGGGACGATGATGTCCGACAGCAATGCCAGCAGCGACAGCTGGTCCGGCGTCAACGTCAGCGGCCAGGGCGCTTCAGGCGGCGTGATCAGGTCCGGATCCTTGCCGTAACCGCTGGCCGTCACCGGCTGCAGGTCCAGCTCGGGCCAATGTCCCGCATCCGCGAGGCCGTCGGGGGCATCTCCCGTCGATGGCGACCCGCAGGCGGACAATGCAGGCAGCATGGCGCTTGCCGCCAGCGCGGCCAGCAGCTTGAGCGAATCGCGCCGGCTCAGCTTGTTCGCGTACGCAGGTGCGTCGCTGTCGGTTCGGGCGGCAATGCCCTGGTCGTCTGGGTTCCGCATCACAGCGCCCCCGCCTTGAGTTGGTCGGCCAGCCAGGCGCTGTTGCGCATCGCCAGCGTCATGATGGTCAGGGTGCAGTTCTTGTGCGGGTTGGAGGCGAACACGCCGCCGTCCATCACGAACAGGTTCGGACAGTCCCAGGTCTGGCCCCACTGGTTGGTCACCGAGTCCTCGGGCGAGTCGCCCATCCGGGTGGTGCCGACCTCGTGGATGATCTCGCCGCCCTTCTTGATCGCCTCTTCCGCGGCAGGCAACTCGCCGACGGTCGCGCCCATGGTTTCCAGGATGGCCTTCGCGGTCTTGAGGCCGTGCTCGACCTGCTTGAGTTCGTGCTCGGACCATTTCCAGTGGAAACGCGGCACCGGGATGCCCCATTTGTCCGTGACGCTCGGGTCGATGTCCATGTAGCAGTCGTCGTTCGGCAGCATCTCGCCACGGAGCGCGAAGTGCACGTAGGCGCCGTAGTGCGCGCGCACCTGCTGTTTCAGCGCGGTGCCGTAGCCTTGCAGGTCGCCGCTCACGTAGGCGCCCGGCTCGGCGAAGCGTCCGCCCAGTTCGAAGTGGTAGCCGCGCGGGAAATCCAGTTCCTTGTCGGCATGCGCCTGGTGGCCCCACCAGGGAATGAACAGGTGGTTGGCGGTGTGGCCGTCCTCGTTGTAACGCGGCCGGTCCATCAGGGCCGGCACCAGCGCCGACAGGCCCGCGCCGGTGGAGTCCATCAGGTTCCGGCCGACCTGGCCGCTGGAATTGGCGAGTCCGGCCGGGTGGCGTTCGGTTTTCGAGTTGAGCAGGATGCGCGCCGTCTCGCAGGCGCTGGCGGCCAGGACCACCACCTTCGCGTCCACCTGCCGTTCGCTGCCGCTCTTCTTGTCGATATACGTCACGCCCGTGACTTGTCCGCCGGCATCGGTGGTCACGGTCTTGACCATGGCATCGGTGATGACCCGCAGGTGGCCGGTCGCCTGCGCCATCGGCAGCAGCGAGGTGGTGGTCTGGAACGCGGCGCCGATCGAGCAGCCGTAGCCGCACGGAGTGGCCCAGAAGCAGGGCGCGCGCTGGTCC
It includes:
- a CDS encoding gluconate 2-dehydrogenase subunit 3 family protein; this translates as MDRRGLLKMIASATGVAMVGMPAFVLGQAPVPQAGADFTAEDIALLDEIAESIIPRTDTPGAKDAEVGAFMARFVTDCYTPEDQAAFRAGLADLDRRADGSFMALPPAARLEMLTALDREAVEQARRAWVAADGSGSGSGVHAFTMIKQLVLFSFFTSKVGATEVLRYDPVPGGYDGDLPYEPGTPAWATR
- a CDS encoding 3-keto-disaccharide hydrolase produces the protein MGDTMMRGRCPRSRRDRVAARALLLTGGMLASAAALAHDPSADPAKTEAWTPVPPVVATPVGAAPSDAVVLFDGSGLAAWESEQGGDAPWKVADGAVTVVPGSRGIRTRQRFCDIQLHIEWRSPAQTRGVDGQNRGNSGVFLQEMYELQVLDSHDNPTYPNGQAASIYKQAIPLVNASRPPGEWQSYEVIWKAPRFSDGGGLLAPARITVLHNGVLVQDDTVIAGTTEYRGPPSYAPHGCAPIYLQDHDSEVSFRNIWVREL
- a CDS encoding gluconate 2-dehydrogenase subunit 3 family protein, giving the protein MRNPDDQGIAARTDSDAPAYANKLSRRDSLKLLAALAASAMLPALSACGSPSTGDAPDGLADAGHWPELDLQPVTASGYGKDPDLITPPEAPWPLTLTPDQLSLLALLSDIIVPAEGKSPSASAVQVPTVIDEWVSAPYPDQQQDRLTVLSALAWLDDEAALRFSQPFATLATAQQLAIIDDIAYRNDQTPRQFQRMAEAFARLRNLVLAAYFCTPDGMEDIGYMGNVAIAGDYPGPTPEAYRHLETVLADLGLSEFAYPVG
- a CDS encoding GMC family oxidoreductase, translating into MNDFAHTVLVVGSGAGGAMAAYELTRQGHKVLLLEAGRHYDPTTETPMFRPNGDAPLMGASTPDKDFGFYDSTVGGGWEVPDEPYTTAEGTEFLWWRARMLGGRTNHWGRYALRFSEHDFKAKSRDGLGADWPFEYDEIAPWYDKTEALVGVCGTNTGLDDMPPSSDGVLQPAPTPRIPELLIAAAAKKHGIEAAPMHRAILTRALDQRAPCFWATPCGYGCSIGAAFQTTTSLLPMAQATGHLRVITDAMVKTVTTDAGGQVTGVTYIDKKSGSERQVDAKVVVLAASACETARILLNSKTERHPAGLANSSGQVGRNLMDSTGAGLSALVPALMDRPRYNEDGHTANHLFIPWWGHQAHADKELDFPRGYHFELGGRFAEPGAYVSGDLQGYGTALKQQVRAHYGAYVHFALRGEMLPNDDCYMDIDPSVTDKWGIPVPRFHWKWSEHELKQVEHGLKTAKAILETMGATVGELPAAEEAIKKGGEIIHEVGTTRMGDSPEDSVTNQWGQTWDCPNLFVMDGGVFASNPHKNCTLTIMTLAMRNSAWLADQLKAGAL